The proteins below come from a single Rhodococcus sp. WMMA185 genomic window:
- a CDS encoding beta-propeller fold lactonase family protein → MAGAGPAAADTVLVTIPAGDGPDGVAVTPDGSHVYVTNTNSSSVSVIDTGSNTVVGTVTVGDFPRGIAVTPSGSRVYVANVDDHSVSVIETGSNTVVGTVAVGNSPSGVAVAPDGSRAYVTNTGASSVSVVDTSSNTVVGTVAVGDFPIGVAVDPSGSRVYVTNTGDASVSVIETAANNVVATISVGDNPFGVAVAPDGSRVYVANSTGDTVSVIETADNTVVDTVAAGTGPSGVAVAVTPLGSRVYVSNAGDASLSVIETADNTGIETAPVGGTPIGVAITPDGSRVYVANHAGDTVSVIAVGKCFGSLCIDAGWLTGNGSGTGRMFS, encoded by the coding sequence ATGGCCGGAGCGGGACCTGCTGCTGCGGATACCGTCCTCGTTACCATTCCGGCTGGGGACGGCCCGGACGGTGTGGCGGTCACTCCGGACGGGTCTCACGTCTACGTCACCAACACCAATTCCTCTTCGGTGTCGGTAATCGACACCGGTAGTAACACCGTGGTTGGCACCGTTACGGTGGGAGATTTCCCGCGGGGGATTGCGGTCACCCCGAGTGGATCCCGGGTCTACGTCGCCAACGTTGATGACCATTCGGTGTCGGTGATCGAGACCGGTAGCAACACCGTGGTTGGCACCGTTGCGGTCGGGAATAGTCCGTCGGGGGTTGCGGTCGCCCCGGACGGGTCGCGCGCCTACGTCACAAACACGGGTGCTTCTTCGGTGTCGGTGGTCGACACCAGTAGCAATACTGTGGTTGGCACCGTTGCGGTGGGGGACTTCCCGATCGGGGTTGCGGTTGATCCGAGCGGATCCCGGGTCTATGTCACCAATACCGGTGACGCTTCGGTATCGGTTATCGAGACCGCCGCGAACAATGTGGTCGCAACAATTTCGGTTGGGGACAACCCGTTCGGGGTTGCGGTCGCCCCGGACGGGTCTCGGGTCTATGTCGCCAACAGCACTGGCGATACGGTGTCGGTGATCGAGACAGCCGACAATACGGTGGTCGACACCGTCGCGGCCGGGACCGGCCCGTCCGGGGTGGCGGTGGCGGTCACCCCGCTCGGGTCCCGTGTCTATGTCAGCAATGCCGGCGACGCTTCGCTATCGGTGATAGAGACCGCCGACAACACTGGCATCGAGACCGCTCCTGTTGGCGGCACCCCGATCGGAGTGGCGATCACCCCGGACGGGTCCCGCGTCTACGTCGCCAACCATGCAGGCGACACAGTGTCTGTGATCGCCGTGGGGAAGTGCTTCGGATCGTTGTGCATCGACGCCGGATGGTTGACCGGCAACGGTTCGGGCACCGGCAGGATGTTCAGCTGA
- a CDS encoding beta-propeller fold lactonase family protein, translated as MNHHSSFRGFSTTRRRIRRPVFGLAAIALMVFGVAGMGTGTAAADTVIATVPVENDPVGVAITPDGSHAYVTNRNDGSVSVIETAGNTVVGSPITVGNGPREVAITPDGDHAYVTNTFDDSVSVIETASNTVVGIPIPVGDGPSGVAITPDGAHVYVTNTFGDSVSVIETASNTVVAGPILVGDDPSGVAITPDGSHVYIANSQGDSVSVMETAGNTVVAGPILVGDEPSAVAITPDGAHVYVTNTFGDSVSVIETAGNTVVQNVTVGISPQGVAVTPDGSRAYVTDGDSGGSVSVIETAGNTVIETVPVGAGPFGVAITPDGNRAYVVNGDDDTVSVIAIERCLGSLCIDFGSLTGSGSGAGSSFS; from the coding sequence GTGAATCACCACAGTAGTTTCCGCGGTTTCTCGACGACTCGGAGGCGTATCCGGCGTCCGGTGTTCGGGCTGGCGGCCATCGCTCTGATGGTGTTCGGTGTCGCAGGCATGGGTACGGGGACCGCAGCGGCGGATACCGTCATCGCGACCGTTCCGGTCGAGAACGACCCCGTCGGGGTGGCGATCACTCCGGATGGATCGCATGCCTACGTCACCAATAGAAATGATGGTTCGGTGTCGGTGATCGAGACGGCTGGCAACACCGTCGTGGGATCACCCATCACCGTCGGGAACGGCCCGCGCGAGGTGGCGATCACCCCGGACGGGGATCATGCCTACGTCACCAACACATTTGATGACTCGGTGTCGGTGATCGAGACGGCGAGCAACACCGTCGTGGGCATACCCATCCCGGTCGGGGACGGCCCGTCCGGGGTGGCGATCACCCCGGATGGGGCTCATGTCTACGTCACCAACACGTTTGGCGATTCGGTGTCGGTGATCGAGACGGCGAGCAACACCGTCGTGGCCGGACCCATCCTGGTGGGGGACGACCCGTCGGGGGTGGCGATCACCCCGGACGGATCCCACGTGTACATCGCTAATTCTCAGGGTGATTCGGTGTCGGTGATGGAGACGGCCGGCAACACCGTCGTGGCCGGACCCATCCTGGTCGGGGACGAACCATCGGCGGTGGCGATCACCCCGGACGGGGCTCATGTCTACGTCACCAACACGTTTGGCGATTCGGTATCGGTGATCGAGACGGCCGGCAACACTGTGGTCCAGAACGTCACTGTCGGTATCTCGCCCCAAGGGGTCGCGGTGACCCCGGACGGTTCCCGCGCCTACGTCACCGACGGCGATAGCGGCGGTTCAGTGTCGGTGATCGAGACCGCTGGCAACACCGTTATCGAGACCGTCCCGGTCGGGGCAGGCCCATTCGGGGTGGCGATCACTCCGGATGGGAACCGCGCCTACGTCGTCAACGGTGACGACGACACGGTGTCGGTGATCGCCATCGAAAGGTGCCTCGGATCGCTGTGTATCGACTTCGGCTCGCTCACCGGTAGCGGCTCGGGGGCGGGGAGCTCGTTCAGCTGA
- a CDS encoding HAD-IC family P-type ATPase, which yields MAFDETRADVGTLFELDGLTADQVAERVAAGQTNDVPDRATRSVRDIVYANVFTRINAILGVLLVIVLATGSIIDGMFGLLIIANSGIGIIQEVRAKRTLDRLAIVSRARPAVRREGVTLSMEPQEVVLDDIIEVGAGDQIVVDGVVVEAMSLDIDESLLTGEADPVRKSRGDQVLSGSFVASGSGWYQATKVGRDAYAAKLTDEASKFTLVHSELRSGINKILKFITYLMVPAGLLIIYNQLFSSGQSLAPALNGMVAALVPMVPEGLVLMTSIAFAVGVVRLGRRQCLVQELPAIEGLARVDVVCADKTGTLTETGMRLSELRCAEVGDAESSRAALAAMAGSDPRPNASVLAIKEAFPDDPGWGAATAEAPFSSAKKWSGQSYGARGNWVLGAPDVLLDPGSDMARQAEDLGASGLRVLLLGSCDVSVDDPGAPGTITPRALVILEQRVRPEAHDTLEYFSSQNVKVKVISGDNAVSVGAVAESLGLPGGDRPVDARGLPDDRDALAQTLEGSTTFGRVSPDQKREMVGALQSRGHTVAMTGDGVNDVLALKDADIGVSMGSGSPATRAVAQIVLLDNKFSTLPYVVGEGRRVIGNIERVSNLFLTKTVYSVLLAFLIGISGVMSQIMHIDALPYPFLPRHVTMAAWFTIGIPAFILSLAPNHERARSGFVPRVMRLAIPSGVIIGVTTFVSYLLAYAGPGQTDTQKVQAGTSALITLIMIALWVLAVVARPYTWWKLVLIFGSAGAYLTLFALPGTREFFELDPTNVGATTMAIVCGLVGVVLVEIGWWVTGRIHGERRRLFASSADLPGVH from the coding sequence ATGGCCTTCGATGAAACCCGTGCCGACGTCGGCACGCTCTTCGAGCTCGACGGTTTGACGGCCGATCAGGTAGCCGAGAGGGTGGCGGCTGGGCAGACCAACGATGTGCCCGACCGGGCGACCCGGTCGGTGCGCGACATCGTGTATGCCAATGTGTTCACCCGGATCAACGCGATCCTGGGTGTTCTCCTCGTCATCGTGCTGGCGACCGGTTCGATCATCGACGGCATGTTCGGCCTGCTGATCATCGCCAACAGCGGTATCGGCATCATCCAGGAGGTGCGTGCCAAGCGGACCCTCGACAGGCTCGCGATCGTCAGTAGGGCCAGGCCGGCGGTGCGCCGGGAAGGTGTCACCTTGTCGATGGAGCCCCAGGAGGTGGTGCTCGACGACATCATCGAAGTCGGTGCTGGTGATCAGATCGTGGTGGACGGCGTAGTGGTCGAGGCGATGTCACTCGACATCGACGAATCTCTGCTGACCGGCGAAGCCGATCCTGTGCGCAAGAGCAGAGGCGACCAGGTCTTGTCGGGCAGTTTCGTCGCGTCCGGCAGCGGTTGGTACCAGGCCACCAAAGTCGGTCGAGATGCGTACGCCGCGAAACTCACGGACGAAGCCAGCAAGTTCACTCTCGTGCATTCGGAACTGCGCAGCGGCATCAACAAGATCCTGAAGTTCATCACCTATCTGATGGTCCCGGCGGGCCTGCTCATCATCTACAACCAGTTGTTCTCGAGCGGCCAGTCGTTGGCGCCGGCGTTGAACGGCATGGTGGCCGCGTTGGTGCCCATGGTCCCCGAAGGACTAGTGCTGATGACGTCGATCGCATTCGCCGTGGGGGTCGTCCGGCTCGGTCGACGGCAGTGCCTGGTGCAAGAGTTGCCCGCCATCGAGGGCCTCGCGCGGGTCGATGTCGTGTGCGCGGACAAGACCGGAACGCTCACCGAGACCGGCATGCGGCTATCCGAGTTGCGCTGTGCCGAGGTCGGGGATGCCGAATCGTCTCGCGCGGCCCTCGCCGCGATGGCTGGATCCGACCCCCGCCCGAATGCCAGTGTCCTGGCGATCAAGGAGGCGTTTCCGGACGACCCCGGATGGGGTGCGGCCACAGCGGAGGCGCCCTTCTCGTCGGCCAAGAAGTGGAGCGGACAGTCATACGGTGCTCGCGGCAACTGGGTTCTCGGCGCGCCCGACGTACTGCTCGACCCGGGTAGCGACATGGCGAGGCAGGCAGAGGATCTGGGCGCCTCTGGGCTAAGGGTCTTGCTGCTCGGAAGTTGCGACGTGTCTGTCGACGACCCCGGTGCTCCGGGAACGATCACTCCCCGTGCGCTGGTGATCCTCGAACAGCGGGTACGTCCGGAAGCTCACGACACGCTCGAGTACTTCTCGAGCCAGAACGTGAAGGTGAAGGTCATCTCGGGCGACAACGCTGTGTCGGTCGGCGCGGTGGCCGAGTCACTCGGGCTACCGGGCGGTGACCGTCCCGTCGACGCCCGCGGGCTACCCGACGACCGCGACGCACTCGCGCAGACTCTCGAGGGATCCACGACCTTCGGTCGGGTAAGTCCCGACCAGAAGCGGGAGATGGTGGGAGCTTTGCAGTCTCGAGGCCACACCGTCGCGATGACTGGGGACGGCGTCAACGATGTTCTGGCGCTCAAGGATGCCGATATCGGTGTGTCGATGGGCTCGGGCAGCCCCGCGACCCGTGCCGTGGCTCAGATCGTGTTGCTGGACAACAAGTTCTCTACCTTGCCTTACGTCGTGGGAGAGGGCCGCCGGGTGATCGGCAATATCGAGCGCGTCTCGAATCTCTTCCTCACCAAGACGGTGTACTCCGTGCTGCTCGCGTTCCTCATCGGAATCTCCGGTGTGATGTCGCAGATCATGCATATTGATGCGCTGCCGTACCCGTTCCTGCCCCGCCATGTCACGATGGCTGCCTGGTTCACCATCGGTATCCCCGCGTTCATTCTCTCGTTGGCCCCGAACCACGAACGTGCGAGAAGCGGTTTCGTGCCGCGTGTGATGAGACTGGCCATTCCGTCGGGCGTCATCATCGGCGTGACGACGTTCGTTTCGTATCTCCTCGCCTACGCGGGGCCGGGACAGACGGACACTCAGAAGGTCCAGGCGGGAACCTCCGCATTGATCACGCTCATCATGATTGCGCTGTGGGTTCTCGCCGTGGTAGCGCGGCCCTACACCTGGTGGAAACTGGTGCTCATCTTCGGCTCCGCCGGCGCGTATCTGACCCTCTTCGCGTTGCCCGGCACCCGCGAGTTCTTCGAACTCGATCCCACTAATGTTGGTGCCACGACGATGGCGATCGTGTGCGGACTCGTCGGGGTGGTGCTCGTCGAAATCGGATGGTGGGTGACGGGGAGGATACACGGCGAGCGCCGCAGGTTGTTCGCCTCCTCCGCAGATCTGCCTGGCGTGCACTGA
- a CDS encoding MBL fold metallo-hydrolase: protein MNVKSAVTTVLGSAAFGWLARAAWGLPAQVGASRAKVRPYAAVSPRYRDGQFHNTEPGSVFVPEPESGIVKALITRGKAGRPRRPIPLATPLAPVEAAEVAATWYGHSSVLVEVDGYRILTDPVWSRRVSPSAILGPSRMHPVPVPLSKLPVLDAIVISHDHYDHLDMATVQQLAAAQTAPFVVPVGLGAHLRTWRVPEERIIELDWDESTAVGDLTLTCTEARHFSGRGLVRNTTQWASWVLAGPSRKVFFGGDSGYTTRFADMGRRYGPFDLTLLPVGAYDPRWPDIHMNPEEAVQTHADLGNGDAEGGLLMPVHWATFNLAFHGWSEPIVRLLAAAEAKGTPVTVPMPGQRVDALKPPEPTSWWNSLG from the coding sequence GTGAACGTGAAGAGCGCTGTGACGACTGTTCTGGGCTCCGCCGCCTTCGGGTGGCTGGCGCGCGCTGCATGGGGGCTGCCCGCTCAGGTCGGTGCCTCGCGCGCGAAGGTGCGTCCGTACGCCGCGGTGTCACCGCGCTACCGGGACGGACAGTTCCACAACACCGAACCGGGTAGCGTATTCGTGCCCGAACCCGAGAGCGGAATCGTCAAGGCGCTGATCACTCGTGGCAAAGCCGGACGCCCGCGTAGGCCGATTCCGCTCGCCACACCTCTCGCACCGGTCGAGGCCGCTGAAGTGGCGGCCACCTGGTACGGCCATTCGAGCGTGCTCGTCGAGGTCGATGGGTACCGAATACTGACTGACCCGGTGTGGAGTCGGCGGGTGTCACCGTCCGCGATCCTCGGTCCGTCCCGCATGCATCCGGTTCCCGTGCCCCTGTCAAAGCTGCCGGTGTTGGACGCGATCGTCATCTCCCATGACCATTACGACCACCTCGACATGGCAACCGTTCAGCAACTCGCGGCCGCCCAGACGGCCCCGTTCGTGGTTCCTGTCGGCCTCGGCGCGCACCTGCGAACGTGGCGGGTGCCGGAGGAGCGGATCATCGAACTCGACTGGGACGAGTCCACTGCGGTCGGAGATTTGACGCTTACGTGCACGGAGGCACGCCATTTCTCCGGGCGGGGGCTTGTCCGCAATACCACCCAGTGGGCGTCTTGGGTGCTTGCCGGACCGAGTCGGAAGGTCTTCTTCGGTGGCGACAGCGGATACACGACGCGCTTCGCGGATATGGGTCGTCGGTACGGACCTTTCGACCTCACGCTCCTGCCGGTCGGCGCCTACGACCCCCGGTGGCCCGACATTCACATGAACCCGGAAGAGGCGGTGCAGACGCACGCCGATCTGGGTAACGGCGACGCCGAAGGGGGGCTGCTGATGCCCGTGCACTGGGCGACGTTCAACCTCGCGTTCCATGGGTGGTCGGAGCCGATCGTCCGACTGCTTGCGGCCGCGGAGGCGAAGGGCACGCCGGTCACGGTGCCGATGCCCGGCCAGCGGGTGGACGCGCTGAAACCGCCGGAGCCGACATCATGGTGGAACTCACTCGGGTGA
- a CDS encoding enoyl-CoA hydratase, which produces MIGTSREGDVFTIELQRPERRNALNTEICELVREETEKSITDGARAIVITGQGSSFCAGADLSGDAYADGFTDTLFEMLHTIDSVPVPVVAAINGPAIGAGTVLALAADLRVVAPEARFAIPAAKLGISVDRWTVHRLAALIGGGPARTILLGAEEIGADEALLRGLANKLGDLEVAQQWAHSISQLAPLSLQHLKMVLNDDDTQSPPPPEQLAALHAAWKSYDAQEARKARAENRPPVFRGR; this is translated from the coding sequence ATGATCGGGACGAGTCGTGAGGGTGACGTGTTCACCATCGAATTGCAACGCCCCGAACGTCGTAATGCGTTGAACACCGAGATCTGTGAACTCGTTCGCGAGGAGACTGAGAAGTCCATCACCGACGGTGCGAGGGCAATTGTTATCACTGGCCAGGGCAGCTCCTTCTGCGCCGGCGCCGACCTGTCAGGCGATGCGTACGCGGACGGGTTCACCGACACCTTGTTCGAGATGCTGCACACCATCGATTCGGTGCCGGTTCCCGTCGTAGCGGCGATCAACGGCCCGGCAATCGGGGCGGGCACGGTGCTCGCCCTTGCTGCAGACCTGCGTGTGGTAGCCCCGGAAGCGCGTTTCGCCATCCCTGCCGCCAAGCTCGGGATTTCCGTCGACCGTTGGACTGTGCACCGTCTGGCCGCGCTGATCGGTGGGGGACCGGCCCGCACGATCCTGCTGGGTGCGGAGGAGATCGGCGCAGATGAGGCGCTACTGCGCGGCCTCGCCAACAAACTCGGGGACCTCGAGGTCGCACAGCAGTGGGCTCATTCGATCTCGCAACTCGCACCGCTATCGCTTCAACACCTCAAGATGGTGCTCAACGATGACGACACCCAGAGCCCGCCACCACCTGAGCAACTCGCCGCATTGCATGCGGCGTGGAAGAGCTATGACGCACAGGAGGCACGCAAGGCGCGCGCGGAAAATCGGCCACCGGTCTTCCGAGGCCGTTAG
- a CDS encoding NAD(P)-binding domain-containing protein: MNTDVDVAVIGAGQAGLSAAYYLRKFGVEPESGFVVVDHAAGPGGAWQYRWPSLTLTTVNALHDLPGLGFAEAVGIDTNGPVDEVTASSAVPEYFAMYEEQFELPVHRPVHTSVVCERDQRLRIETDKGTITTRGLINATGTWERPFIPHYPGAGSFTGRQLHTKDYSSAQDFAGQHVLVVGGGISAVQLLDEISRITTTTWVTRREPEFRDEPFTIETGRAAVALVEDRVRRGLPPGSVVSVTGLPVTPAIRAARARGALERQPMFSEITADGVRWADGREQIADVILWCTGFRSSLDHLAPLRLRGPGGGITMTGRLATRVESDPRIHLVGYGPSSSTIGANRAGQAAARELTRHLGLVAPLGAL, encoded by the coding sequence ATGAACACTGACGTCGATGTGGCCGTAATCGGTGCCGGGCAGGCAGGACTTTCCGCGGCGTACTACCTACGTAAATTCGGCGTGGAACCGGAGTCCGGATTCGTCGTCGTCGACCATGCGGCCGGCCCGGGCGGTGCCTGGCAGTACCGCTGGCCATCGCTGACGCTCACTACGGTCAACGCACTGCACGATCTTCCGGGACTCGGCTTCGCCGAGGCCGTCGGCATCGATACGAACGGTCCGGTCGATGAGGTGACTGCATCGAGCGCCGTTCCGGAGTACTTCGCGATGTACGAGGAGCAGTTCGAACTGCCGGTACACCGCCCTGTCCACACTTCGGTGGTCTGCGAACGCGATCAACGATTGCGGATCGAGACAGACAAGGGCACCATCACCACGCGCGGTCTCATCAACGCAACTGGTACCTGGGAGCGCCCATTCATTCCCCACTATCCCGGCGCGGGGTCGTTCACCGGCCGCCAACTACACACCAAGGACTACTCTTCGGCCCAGGATTTCGCGGGACAGCACGTTCTGGTCGTCGGCGGTGGAATCTCCGCGGTCCAGCTGTTGGACGAGATATCCCGCATCACCACCACCACCTGGGTCACGCGCCGCGAACCCGAGTTCCGGGACGAGCCTTTTACCATCGAGACGGGGCGTGCCGCGGTGGCACTCGTCGAGGACCGCGTTCGGCGCGGTCTGCCGCCGGGCTCGGTGGTATCCGTAACTGGCCTGCCTGTCACACCGGCGATCCGCGCCGCCCGCGCACGTGGCGCACTCGAACGACAGCCGATGTTCAGCGAGATAACGGCAGACGGTGTCCGTTGGGCTGACGGGCGCGAACAGATAGCCGATGTAATTTTGTGGTGCACGGGCTTTCGCAGTTCGCTCGACCACCTTGCCCCGCTCCGGCTACGAGGTCCAGGCGGAGGGATCACCATGACGGGGCGCCTTGCCACTCGAGTCGAGTCGGATCCCCGCATCCACCTTGTGGGATACGGCCCGTCATCGTCGACGATCGGTGCAAACAGGGCAGGCCAGGCGGCGGCCCGCGAGCTCACCCGCCATCTGGGCCTCGTTGCGCCTCTCGGTGCTCTCTAG
- a CDS encoding lipase family protein: MQRLRRVLVFLVMFTVMWAPTVGADPTRVGLSPGAVVASSELPADLWLPGTGSAYRMTYLTTDRGGITPSTGMLFVPPGLPPPGGWPVIAWAHGTVGDSDADAPSVTGVDKASSDYVSGLLQSGYAVAATDYVGMGTPGVPPYLDGKVAGRSVIDSVRAAREIDADLSPTWMAVGLSQGGQAAVFAAHAATTYAPELDYRGAVANGVPSNIEVVSAWAGPSFPPQGLEGLTLFMSYVIAGLRDAYPELDVDSYLTPLGKQLVDAGPEVPLEQFHTMTQNVSVAQMLSRSIDTPELQSALREYLEVPVSGYDRPLMIAQGLTDTVVPIPLTELLVFEMRVAGTDLDYRVYPGGHVDSMYQGESDQAAFIARLIHETAPTG, from the coding sequence ATGCAGCGGTTGCGGCGCGTCCTTGTTTTCCTTGTCATGTTCACCGTGATGTGGGCGCCCACCGTCGGAGCAGATCCCACGCGGGTAGGCCTGAGCCCGGGTGCAGTGGTGGCGTCGTCGGAGCTGCCGGCGGATTTGTGGCTCCCCGGCACCGGTTCCGCGTACAGGATGACCTACCTTACGACCGATCGGGGTGGTATCACTCCGTCCACGGGGATGTTGTTCGTGCCGCCGGGGCTGCCACCGCCGGGTGGCTGGCCGGTGATCGCCTGGGCTCATGGAACGGTCGGGGACTCCGACGCCGACGCCCCTTCGGTGACGGGTGTCGACAAAGCGTCCAGCGACTACGTGAGCGGCTTGCTGCAGAGCGGATACGCGGTCGCGGCGACCGACTACGTCGGCATGGGTACGCCCGGTGTGCCGCCCTATCTCGACGGCAAGGTCGCCGGACGCAGCGTTATCGATTCGGTGCGGGCAGCCCGGGAGATCGACGCCGATTTGTCCCCGACGTGGATGGCGGTCGGTCTTTCGCAGGGCGGGCAGGCTGCGGTGTTCGCAGCGCACGCCGCCACGACGTACGCGCCGGAACTCGACTACCGCGGGGCGGTTGCGAACGGGGTGCCGTCGAACATCGAAGTGGTATCCGCCTGGGCCGGTCCGTCGTTTCCGCCGCAAGGACTCGAAGGTCTGACCTTGTTCATGTCGTACGTGATCGCCGGGCTCCGTGACGCTTACCCGGAGTTGGACGTCGACAGCTACCTCACACCGCTCGGGAAGCAGCTCGTCGACGCGGGCCCAGAAGTTCCTCTCGAGCAGTTTCATACCATGACGCAGAACGTGTCGGTGGCGCAGATGTTGTCACGGTCGATCGACACACCGGAGTTGCAGTCTGCGTTGCGCGAATATCTGGAAGTGCCGGTATCCGGGTACGACCGTCCGTTGATGATCGCCCAAGGGCTTACCGATACCGTCGTCCCGATACCGCTTACCGAACTATTGGTCTTCGAGATGCGCGTGGCCGGAACAGATCTCGACTACCGAGTGTATCCAGGTGGGCATGTGGACAGCATGTACCAGGGAGAATCGGACCAGGCCGCGTTCATTGCCCGGCTGATCCACGAGACCGCGCCGACTGGCTAG
- a CDS encoding cupin domain-containing protein, whose amino-acid sequence MAELPDWARPLDLTPHPEGGWYRETWRSDITVPEANLPDYPGPRSAGTAILFLLMPGQRSVWHTVRSAEIWLYHRGSPLVLELGGDGPKPASPTAQILGSDVAAGEQPQLLVPPRHWQSARSEGDEPTLVSCVVVPGFDFEDFRLI is encoded by the coding sequence ATGGCGGAGCTACCTGATTGGGCACGACCGCTCGACCTCACCCCGCACCCGGAAGGCGGGTGGTACCGAGAGACGTGGCGCAGCGACATCACCGTCCCTGAAGCCAACCTGCCCGACTATCCGGGACCGCGGTCGGCCGGAACCGCGATCCTGTTCCTCCTGATGCCCGGTCAGCGATCGGTGTGGCACACGGTGCGCAGTGCCGAGATCTGGCTGTACCACCGTGGCAGCCCGCTGGTGCTCGAACTCGGCGGCGACGGACCGAAACCCGCCTCCCCCACCGCCCAGATCCTCGGATCCGACGTGGCAGCCGGCGAGCAACCCCAACTCCTGGTCCCGCCGCGACATTGGCAAAGCGCAAGATCTGAAGGCGACGAACCGACCCTTGTCAGTTGCGTCGTGGTCCCGGGCTTCGACTTCGAGGACTTTCGGTTGATCTAG
- a CDS encoding class I SAM-dependent methyltransferase: MRKGDEMGLGYKLAYRFKITPWVTAGPIFENQIQALLDPLDVPPGKVLDIGCGTGYQAIAMAKRGWQVTGIDNVKLALDKARSRARKAGVEVQFVHADATDLEHAVGRGYHLILDVGCYHGLSDQDRVAYVENVTAVSEPHAALLMFAFGPGYRGPLPRGVSRSDVERAFEKWKLVTDVDADIVGLPRAIEKVDPRWFRLVKN, translated from the coding sequence GTGCGGAAGGGGGACGAAATGGGCCTTGGCTACAAACTGGCCTATCGGTTCAAGATCACGCCTTGGGTGACGGCAGGACCCATCTTCGAGAATCAGATCCAAGCACTGCTCGATCCACTCGACGTACCACCGGGGAAGGTTCTGGATATCGGATGCGGCACCGGCTACCAGGCCATCGCGATGGCCAAGCGCGGCTGGCAGGTGACCGGGATCGACAATGTCAAACTAGCCCTCGACAAAGCGCGGTCCAGGGCCCGGAAAGCGGGTGTCGAGGTTCAATTCGTACATGCAGATGCCACCGACCTCGAGCATGCCGTCGGACGTGGCTATCACCTGATCCTCGACGTCGGGTGCTACCACGGCCTGAGCGACCAAGACCGGGTCGCATACGTCGAAAATGTCACAGCTGTGAGCGAACCCCACGCCGCGCTGCTGATGTTCGCATTCGGCCCCGGCTACCGCGGTCCGCTGCCGAGGGGTGTCTCCCGCTCCGATGTGGAACGGGCGTTCGAGAAATGGAAACTTGTGACCGACGTCGACGCCGACATCGTCGGCCTACCCCGGGCAATCGAGAAGGTCGACCCTCGATGGTTCCGGCTCGTCAAGAACTGA
- the fdxA gene encoding ferredoxin: protein MTYTIAEPCVDVLDKACIEECPVDCIYEGGRMLYIHPDECVDCGACEPVCPVEAIYYEDDVPDQWVEYTKANADFFEELGSPGGASKVGKTDYDVPLVRALPPMADSD, encoded by the coding sequence GTGACGTACACCATCGCAGAGCCTTGCGTCGATGTCCTGGACAAGGCCTGCATCGAGGAATGTCCCGTCGACTGCATCTACGAGGGCGGCCGGATGCTCTATATTCACCCCGACGAATGCGTCGATTGCGGTGCCTGCGAGCCGGTCTGCCCCGTGGAGGCCATCTATTACGAGGACGATGTCCCGGATCAGTGGGTCGAGTACACGAAGGCGAACGCCGACTTCTTCGAAGAGCTCGGGTCGCCGGGGGGCGCGTCGAAGGTCGGTAAGACCGATTACGACGTCCCGCTCGTCCGGGCGCTTCCGCCCATGGCCGACAGCGACTAG
- a CDS encoding helix-turn-helix transcriptional regulator, with amino-acid sequence MSPVRRGDSLPIYNRIGVLRAERGMSRSQLAALIEVNPQTVGALERGDHYPSLDLALRISAVFELPVEAIFSRTEFGPLSTELYRDKRRAADDEEGESSHG; translated from the coding sequence ATGAGTCCAGTACGGCGGGGGGATTCTCTCCCTATCTACAACCGCATCGGCGTCCTGCGCGCCGAGCGAGGAATGAGCCGATCTCAGCTAGCTGCACTCATCGAAGTGAATCCACAGACCGTCGGTGCACTCGAGCGCGGGGACCACTACCCCAGCCTCGACCTGGCGCTCCGCATCTCGGCGGTTTTCGAGCTTCCGGTCGAGGCGATCTTCTCCCGCACGGAGTTCGGGCCTCTGTCCACCGAGTTATATCGCGACAAGAGGCGCGCGGCCGACGACGAAGAGGGGGAGAGTTCCCATGGCTGA